A genomic region of Desulfosarcina ovata subsp. ovata contains the following coding sequences:
- a CDS encoding YibE/F family protein, whose protein sequence is MFRNTSAKIQSVASSLKSFSFLVSAALIFFTAIIIISISRMDYTKYSKGMGGATITYEKCRILSILDESLKKSTYSSNIMVGNQKLEIKMLTGKHKGETLTASNYLSTYNSVVAQKGQKLTVIVDELDSGKFKIRVYNYDRAPYIYLFALVFLLTMVVVSGKKGLMSCLSLIYTFVCILLIFLPLIMRGYSPVWVAIGLVILVTSANMIFLNGISKKTFCAIMGTASGVILSGIILLIFSKLVHVSGFNLEEAESLLFIRQKTGLGVENILFAGILIASMGAVMDTALSIVSAINELHANMPDFGAMKLFKAGMNVGKDMIGTMSNTLILAFAGAALSTIIVLHFYSVQYNHLINSNFVAIEIAQALSGSMAVVLTIPLTAAITARILEKHSACSTGGCV, encoded by the coding sequence ATGTTCAGGAACACGTCCGCCAAAATCCAATCTGTCGCCAGCAGTCTTAAAAGCTTTAGTTTTCTTGTTTCAGCGGCGCTCATTTTTTTTACGGCTATAATTATCATTTCCATCAGCCGGATGGATTACACCAAGTACTCAAAAGGTATGGGCGGGGCCACTATTACCTATGAAAAATGCAGGATTTTATCGATTCTTGACGAATCCCTTAAAAAGAGCACCTATTCCAGCAACATTATGGTGGGGAATCAGAAACTCGAGATCAAAATGCTCACAGGGAAGCACAAGGGAGAGACGCTGACCGCAAGCAATTATTTGAGCACCTACAACAGTGTCGTTGCCCAAAAAGGCCAAAAGCTCACCGTCATTGTTGATGAACTGGATTCCGGCAAGTTTAAGATCCGTGTCTATAACTATGACAGAGCCCCATATATTTATCTATTCGCACTTGTCTTTCTGTTAACGATGGTTGTTGTCAGTGGAAAAAAGGGGCTGATGTCGTGCTTGAGCCTGATTTACACCTTCGTTTGCATTCTGCTCATATTTTTGCCGCTCATCATGCGGGGATATTCTCCGGTATGGGTGGCTATCGGGCTGGTGATCCTTGTGACCTCCGCGAACATGATCTTTCTCAACGGCATCAGCAAGAAAACCTTTTGCGCCATTATGGGAACCGCCAGCGGCGTCATCCTTTCCGGGATTATTCTGCTTATCTTCAGCAAGTTGGTGCATGTTTCGGGCTTCAACCTGGAAGAGGCCGAAAGCCTGCTGTTTATCCGGCAGAAAACAGGCTTGGGGGTTGAAAATATTCTGTTTGCAGGCATTCTGATCGCTTCTATGGGAGCCGTCATGGATACGGCGCTCTCCATCGTTTCGGCCATCAACGAACTGCATGCCAATATGCCCGATTTCGGTGCCATGAAGCTTTTCAAGGCGGGGATGAATGTCGGCAAGGACATGATCGGCACCATGTCCAATACACTGATATTAGCCTTTGCGGGCGCAGCCTTGTCAACTATCATTGTCCTTCATTTTTATTCTGTTCAATACAACCATCTTATCAATTCAAATTTTGTTGCCATTGAGATCGCACAGGCGTTGTCCGGAAGTATGGCCGTGGTTCTGACGATCCCTCTGACGGCGGCCATAACGGCCAGAATCTTAGAAAAACACAGTGCTTGCAGCACAGGCGGCTGCGTGTAG
- a CDS encoding alpha/beta hydrolase, translating to MNNPAEKVIDHLRLISVRAFELIHDLDARRRLIDQYFRVHPSTSEIHGQWHPVKAAHISMEWVIADGADPNRRILYLHGGSWISGSLSAYRALLSRISQATGAVVLSVDYRLAPEHPFPSGLDDCIQAYQWMRENGPDKKSPALTAFLMGDSAGGNLALASLLKIKDLSLPLPTAVVAISPATDFTGRSPSLVTRASVDPIINPAILPALIPVYLGKNTEPTNPYASPLFGNYAGMPPLLLQVGDFEVLLDDSTRLAKHAAGQGCDVEIEIWDGMPHVFQGFAPFLPEASEAINKIGEFIRKCVT from the coding sequence TTGAACAATCCTGCAGAAAAAGTAATCGACCACCTGCGGTTAATATCGGTTCGAGCCTTCGAATTAATCCATGACCTTGATGCAAGACGCAGGTTGATTGATCAGTATTTTCGAGTCCACCCGTCAACCTCGGAAATACATGGGCAGTGGCATCCGGTAAAAGCAGCTCATATTTCAATGGAATGGGTTATTGCGGACGGTGCCGATCCCAATCGGCGAATCCTCTATCTTCATGGAGGTTCTTGGATCTCTGGTTCTCTTTCCGCTTACCGGGCCCTTCTGTCACGCATTTCCCAAGCAACAGGGGCCGTGGTCCTTTCCGTCGATTATCGTCTGGCCCCTGAGCATCCGTTCCCATCCGGGTTGGATGATTGCATTCAGGCATATCAGTGGATGCGTGAAAACGGCCCGGATAAAAAATCGCCTGCTTTGACGGCGTTTTTGATGGGGGACTCCGCAGGGGGCAATTTGGCTTTGGCCAGCCTTCTAAAAATCAAAGATTTATCGCTACCTCTACCGACAGCCGTTGTTGCCATTTCCCCGGCAACTGATTTTACCGGTAGAAGTCCTTCGCTGGTTACCCGGGCTTCCGTAGACCCGATCATTAATCCGGCCATCCTGCCCGCACTCATCCCTGTTTACCTGGGTAAGAATACGGAACCCACAAATCCGTACGCATCGCCCCTGTTCGGTAATTATGCCGGGATGCCTCCGCTATTGTTGCAGGTCGGTGATTTTGAAGTTTTACTGGATGATTCAACCCGGCTGGCCAAGCATGCTGCCGGGCAGGGGTGCGATGTAGAAATTGAAATATGGGACGGAATGCCACATGTGTTTCAAGGTTTTGCACCCTTTTTGCCTGAAGCCTCTGAGGCGATAAACAAGATTGGTGAGTTTATCCGCAAGTGCGTAACCTGA